A stretch of DNA from Microbacterium saperdae:
TGGTCGGGCACAAGCGGATGCTGCTGATCTCGACCGCGCTCACCGCGGCGGCAGCGCTCGTGCTGCCGTTCACCGACTCTTTCCCCGTGTTCCTCATCGCGTGGTCGCTCATGGGCTTCTACGTGGTGTGGCTGCCGCTGGAGATCGCCCTCATCTGGTCGCGATCGCGCCGGATGGAGGGTCGCGCGAGCATCACCGCCAAAGCCGCAGGGCTGCTGGTCGCCGCACTGGAGGGCGGTGCGATCATCGGTGCTCTCGTGGGTGGCGCCCTCATCGATGTGCTCCCGCTCACGATCGTGCTGATGGTTCCGGCCGTGCTCATCGTGGTGTGCTTCTTCGTGATCCTGTTCGGAGTCAAGGAATCGCCGGAGCCCACGGGCGGCATCTTCGACACCGTCGGACTGATCCTCATCTCACTGGCGCTGATCTGCTTCACCGGCGGACTCAGCCTGCTGCGCCTCGATGGCGGCCTGGTGAACCCGTGGTCGTGGGCGGTGGTCGTGTTCGGCGTCCTGCTGGTCATCCCCTTCGCGCTCTGGGAGCTGCGCCACGACGACCCGCTGATCGATGTGCGCATGTTCCGCTCGCCCGCACTGGGCCCGGTCTTCCTGACCGCCGGTCTGTTCGGGGTGAGCGTGCTCGGGGCCCAGGCGCCGTTGTCGACCTTCGCCCGCACCGACCCCTCGGTCTACGGTTACGGTCTCGGCACGACCGGCTTCGCGACGTCGCTGATCATCGGCGTGTACCTGATCGCGATGATCGTGGGTGCGCTGTCGTTCCCCTTCTTCGCGCGCCGGATCTCGCCGCGGATCACCCTGATGGGGGCGTCGGTGCTGGTGGGAGTCGGATTCCTGCTGTTCCTGCCCTTCCACGCCACCTATGCCCAGGTCATCACGAACATGGTCATCGTCGGTCTCGGCTCGGGTGCTCTCGTCGCCGCGCTTCCGGCGGCGGCGGCCTCGGCTGCTCCGGCCTCGCAGACCGGTGTCGCGACCGGCCTCACGAACTCGGTCAAGACGGTCGGCGGCGCGATCGCGTCGTGCGTCTTCGGCATCGCGTTGCTCCACGGCGTCTCCGCGACTGCCGGTGCCGCGGAGGGGACGGCAGGTTCCCTGGCCGGCTACTTCACGGTCTGGATCGTGTGCGGTGTCACCGCTCTCGCGGCGGCGGTGCTGCTCGTGTTCGTGCCCAAGACGGCGTTCACGGATCGTCGGGTCGACGCCGAGGTCGCACCGATCGTCTGAAGACGTGCGCGGCCGGCCTGGTCAGCGCGCGCGTAGATCCAGGAGACGGGAGATCTCGCCCCAGGCGAGGCTGCCGAGACGCCGATCAGCGTCGGGAGTGCCTCCCCGTGCCATCGCGGTGCCGCCCTCCGGAGCGGTCTCACCGGGGAGAAGCACGCGGTGTCCCGCCTCCGGCAGGGTGATCAGCATCGTGATCTTCCCCTGAGCGGCCCGTCGGGAGACGATCGCATCGGAGAACCGGATGCTCGGCCACACCCGATCATCGCCGCCTGCGACGAGCAGCACCTCACCCGAGATGTCTTCGACGGCGATAGCCGCTGCGGCCGCTGCATCCGGATCCCGCTCGAGACTGCGCGCGTAGAGACCGAGGTACTCCGGCGGGTCGTCCGTCGGGGTCCACTCGGGGTCGAATGCGACAGCCGGGAGGGGTGTGCCGTCGAGAGTCCAGTGCGACGACCAGTTCCCCGCCGAGAACCCCGACCACACGACCGACGGGGGGGAGAGGGCGATGGTCGCGTCGACCGGCTGCACGGCGGCTGTCACCAACGCGGCCTCGGCGCCGAAGGACGTCCCCATGATCGCGACGCGGTCGTGGTCACGACGCAGAACGTCGAGATGGTCGAAGAAGAGCTCGAGCGGGACGTCGTGAGGTGCGGGACGTTGACCGACCCCGCCGAACCAACGGATCGCGCGGACGCGTGCGCCGTGCGCCGCGAGAAGGTCGGCTCGATGGGTCTCGACCCGCCCGCTCGATCCGGCGAGCAGGAGGACGGCGGTTCCCGAAGGAATGATCGGGTACGCGTCGTGTACGTCGTCAACGTCGTGATGCACGGTCGTCCTCAGGTCGATGGCGGGGGAGCGTCACTCGCGATCCCGTCCGAAGTGTGGAGATGCCGGTGAGCATTCCGAACATCAGCGTGCTGAACGCTCCGATCATGGTCCAGATCTGCGCGTCGTTCATGAATCCCACTCCCTCATGCTGGCATCGATCCGAGGAGTCTGCCAGCGGCCGAAGTGGGGGACGGGCGGCCCCACGGCTCGCATCGCGGAGGTGGGCGGAGAACGTCTCCCCGCCCACCTCCGGAATCAGTCGCCCTTCACGTTGACCAGCTGGCGCAACGTGTGCCGGATGGTCACCAGGCTCGCGGCATCCGCCATCACCTGGTCGATCGGCTTGTAGGCCTGCGGGATCTCGTCGAGGAAGGCGTCCGTGTCACGGAACTCGATCCCCATCATCGCCTCCCGCAACTGATCGTGTGTGAACCTCTTCCGCGCGGCCGACCGGGAGTACTCCCGTCCCGCTCCGTGGGGCGAGGAGTTCAGCGACAGCGGGTCGCCGAGACCCTCCACGACGTACGAGGCAGTACCCATCGACCCCGGGATGAGCCCCGGTCGACCGGCGTCGGCCTGGATCGCCCCCTTGCGCGACACCCACACCTGCTTGCCGAAATGCTTCTCCGACTCGGTGAAGTTGTGGTGACAGTTGATGCGCTCCTGATCCTCCACCACGGTGCCGAGGAACTCCGATACCTGACGGATGACCCGGTCCATCATCTCCTCCCGGTTCAGCAGCGCGAAGTGCTGGGCCCACCGCAGCTCCCGGATGTACCGGGTGAACTCCGGGGTGCCCTCCACCAGGTAAGCCAGGTCGGGGTCGGGGAGGTCGATCCACCACTGCTTCGCCAGCTTCTGCGCGACACCGATGTGGTGGCCGGCGATCTTGTTGCCGACGCCGCGGGATCCCGAGTGCAGGAACAGCCACACCCGGTCGAGCTCGTCGACCGACACCTCGATGAAGTGGTTGCCGGAGCCGAGCGTTCCCAGCTGCAGGCGCCAGTTCCCCGCGTACTGGGCGGGGTCGAAGCCGTGCTTCTCGGCAAGCTGCTCGAGCTCGGCGATGCGCGGCTCGGCGGTGGCGACGACCTTGCGGTTGTACCGGCCGGCCGACAGCGGGATGGCGCGTTCGATCTGCTCGCGGAGCTCGGCGAGGTCGCGACCGTCCAGGTCGCTTCTCGTGAACTGCGTGCGGACGGCGATCATGCCGCAGCCGATGTCGACGCCGACGGCTGCGGGGATGATCGCGCCGAGCGTCGGGATGACCGAGCCGACCGTCGCCCCCTTGCCGAGGTGCGCGTCCGGCATCAGCGCCAGGTGCGGGTGGATGAACGGCATGCGGGCCGTGGTGTGCGCCTGATCGAGTGTCTTCTCGTCGATCAGCGACGCCCACGACAGCAGCCGTGCGGAGAGCCTCTCCATGATTCCTTTCCTTGGGTGATGTGTCAGCCACAGGTCGGGATGCTCATGAAAAAAGCCCCGGACCTGACGGTACGGGGCTGCGCGAAAGCGGATGCTGTCACACGGCACGTGCCGGAGGGTACGACTCGAAACGGTCATTGCGCTTCTGCTGAAGCGGCAATGCCGTTGCGATGGGAAGATTCCGCAGGGCGGTCATCTGTCGTCTCCTCGGCTGTGCGCTGTGCCGGTCGGCACAGCCATCCGAGACTAGGGGGCGACACGCCCGGGAGTCAAGCCGAATCGCGCGGCGGGTTGTACATGAACTCGATGCGGATACCGTCTTCATCCTCGACGAATGAGGCGTAGTACCGGTCGCTGTACCGGGGATACTCCTTCGGTTCGCGCACGGCGGTCCACCCGGCATCCAGCGCCACCGCATGCAGGCGATCGACCTCGTCGCGCGAGTTCATGGCCCACGCCAGATGCTGCCAGCCGACGCGACCGTGCCGGTGCGGGGCGGAGTCTTCGTCCCACATATAGAGGATCATCTCGGTCTCATCGCCGTTGTGCCAGGAGATGGAGTGGTCGTCCTCCCCACCGCTCTGATAACCGAGCGCCGTGAGGATCGGGTGGTACTGCGCGCGCCCGCGCTCGAGGTCGGCGACGGTGATGCCCAGATGATCGAGAAGAGCCATGCGGTCAGTCTCCCCGTCGTTGCGTGGGGGAGCGGGATTGCGCCCGCGCGTGCGGTGGATCGGGGTCAATGCGGGGCGTGGTACTCGGACTCGCCGCGCTTCCAGTAGCCCTTCACCACGGCCTTCGCCGGATCGATCGCCCAGCGCTCGAGCAGAGCGCGGCCGGGCTTGACGATCCCCTGCTCGGCAGCGATGAACACGAACGGATCCTCGCCCACCGCGTCTTCCGAGGTGAGGGAGTCGAGGAAACCGACGAGTGCGGAGCCGGCGGGGGCCTCGCCGCGATGCAGCCACTCGACCGCGATCGGGGCGTCGATGTCGATCTCCCGACCGGCAGTGACGGTCTCGATGACGATGCGGGCCGGGACGTCGGGCGCGATGAGGGCGGCGAAGCGACGGATCGCGGGGATCGCGGTCTCGTCGCCCACGAGGAGCCAGGAGCCGGGAGTGCCGGTGAGCACGGCAGAGCCTCGCGGCCCACCCACGCCGATCGAGGAGCCGAGGGGAGCGGATGCCGCCCACGGCGCTGCGACGCCCTGGTCGCCGTGCACCGCGAACTCCACGTCGAGCCAGTCGGCGCCCCAGGCCAGAGGGGTGTACTCCCGACTCGGAGCGGACCGCAGCTCCTCGATCGAGTCCACCGGTCCGGAGGGGAAGAACAGGCGCATGTGGTCGTCGGCGCCTGGTGAATCGAAGCCGGCGAGGTCATCGCCGCGGAGGCGCACGCGGACGAAATCCGGGGCGAGCCATTCGCGCGCGACCAGGGTGACGGTACGGAAGCGCAACTCCAGGCTGCGGCGCTCGATCGTGAAATCGGATTTCGTCTTGCTCATGGATTGAGGCTAACCTAATTTGTGTGAGGGTAGGCAAACCTAACTCTCCTCCTGCGTCCCTCGCGCGACGCACCGATCCCCGCAGAACAGGAGTCTCTCCATGTCCATGCCCAGAACTCTCCGCGCCACAGGCCTCGGCCTCGTCGGCCTTCTCGCCCTCTCCGGGTGCGCCACCGGTGGCACCGCGGAACCGGAGCAGACGGAAGCCGCCGCGGCATCCGTCACGATCGAGGACAACACCGGTGAGCACGAGATCGCGACGCCGCCCGCATCCGTCGTCGCCCTCGACAACCGCACATTCCAGACGCTCTCCGACTGGGGTGTGGAGCTCTCGGCGGGCGCGGTCGCTCTGATGCCCGACACCGTGTCGTACGTGAAGGACGACGCGATCGTGGATGTCGGCCTGCACAGCGAGCCGGATCTGGAAGCCATCGTGGCCGTCGAGCCGGACCTGATCATCAGCGGTCAGCGCTTCACGCAGCACAACGCGGCGATCGCCGACCTCGTGCCCGACGCGACCATCATCGATCTCGAGCCGCGCGAAGGCGAGGCATTCGATGAGGAACTCACGCGACAGGTCACCGTGCTCGGCGAGATCTTCGGCAAGCAGGACGAGGCGAAGAAGCTGGTCGACGACTTCCACGCCGCCGTCGAGCGCGCGAAAGCCGCCTACGACGCCGCCGACACGGTGATGGCCGTGAACACCTCAGGCGGAGCGATCGGTTACCTGGCGCCGACCGTCGGACGATCGCTCGGGCCGGTCTACGACATCCTCGGGCTCACTCCCGCCCTCGAGGTCGCCGACGCGACCGACGACCACCAGGGGGATGACATCTCGGTCGAGGCGATCGCCGCGTCGAACCCCGACTGGATCCTGGTGCTCGACCGCGACGCCGTATTCGCGGATGAGACCCCCGACTACGTCCAGGCCGCGGAGATCATCGAGAACTCCGAGGCGCTCGCCGGAGTCACGGCCGTGAAGAACGAGCAGATCGTCTACATGCCCACGGACACGTACCTGAACGAGGGCATCCAGACCTACACGGCGTTCTTCGACGACCTCGCCGACGCGCTCGAGAAGAGCGCGGGCAACTGAGGATCCGCGGCGGCATCCGAGGACTCGGGTGCCGCCGCATCGTCATCATGACCTCCACTGCTCTCACCACGTCGCCGCGCTACGCAGGGCGACTGTTCGACGTGAAGCTGCTCATCGGCGTGCTCGTCGTCGCCGCGCTGCTGGTGCTCTCGCTTTTCACCGGGGTGTACGACATCGCGGGTGCCGACGACGGCGCCGAGATGTTCCAGATCACCCGCATCCCCCGCACGATCGCTCTCGTGCTGGCGGGGGCGGCGATGGCCATGGCCGGTCTCGTGATGCAGCTGCTCACGCAGAACCGCTTCGTCGAACCGACCACCACGGGCACGACCGAGTGGGCGGGGCTCGGACTGCTCGCCGTCATGGTGTTCGTGCCGCATCCGTCGATCCCGCTGCGGATGGCCGGTGCGGTCGTCGCCGCCTTCATCGGGACGATGGTGTTCTTCGCATTCCTGCGCCGGGTCTCCCTCCGGTCCTCGCTCATCGTCCCGATCGTCGGCATCATGCTCGGCTCGGTGGTCGGCGCGGTATCCACCTATTTCGCTCTCGCCACCGACTCGCTGCAGAGCCTCGGAGTCTGGTTCGCCGGGAGCTTCACCTCGGTGCTCCGAGGGCAGTACGAGATGCTCTGGATCGTCGCCCTGGTCGGCGTCGCGGTGTTCATCGTCGCCGACCGGCTGACGATCGCCGGACTCGGCGAGGAGATCGCGACCAACGTGGGGGTGAACTACAACCGCGTCATCCTGCTGGGCACCATCCTCATCGCGGTCGCCACGGGCGTCGTGACGGTCGTGGTCGGCAATCTGCCCTTCCTCGGGCTGATCGTCCCCAACATCGTCTCGATGGTGCGCGGCGACGACCTGCGCAGCAACCTGCCGTGG
This window harbors:
- a CDS encoding acyl-CoA thioester hydrolase/BAAT C-terminal domain-containing protein; this encodes MHHDVDDVHDAYPIIPSGTAVLLLAGSSGRVETHRADLLAAHGARVRAIRWFGGVGQRPAPHDVPLELFFDHLDVLRRDHDRVAIMGTSFGAEAALVTAAVQPVDATIALSPPSVVWSGFSAGNWSSHWTLDGTPLPAVAFDPEWTPTDDPPEYLGLYARSLERDPDAAAAAAIAVEDISGEVLLVAGGDDRVWPSIRFSDAIVSRRAAQGKITMLITLPEAGHRVLLPGETAPEGGTAMARGGTPDADRRLGSLAWGEISRLLDLRAR
- a CDS encoding ABC transporter permease, producing MTSTALTTSPRYAGRLFDVKLLIGVLVVAALLVLSLFTGVYDIAGADDGAEMFQITRIPRTIALVLAGAAMAMAGLVMQLLTQNRFVEPTTTGTTEWAGLGLLAVMVFVPHPSIPLRMAGAVVAAFIGTMVFFAFLRRVSLRSSLIVPIVGIMLGSVVGAVSTYFALATDSLQSLGVWFAGSFTSVLRGQYEMLWIVALVGVAVFIVADRLTIAGLGEEIATNVGVNYNRVILLGTILIAVATGVVTVVVGNLPFLGLIVPNIVSMVRGDDLRSNLPWVCLLGIAIVTVCDIIGRTIIMPFEVPVSLILGIVGAVVFILLLLRQRRRG
- a CDS encoding VOC family protein, whose amino-acid sequence is MALLDHLGITVADLERGRAQYHPILTALGYQSGGEDDHSISWHNGDETEMILYMWDEDSAPHRHGRVGWQHLAWAMNSRDEVDRLHAVALDAGWTAVREPKEYPRYSDRYYASFVEDEDGIRIEFMYNPPRDSA
- a CDS encoding MFS transporter, whose amino-acid sequence is MTRNRTLGTLAVVVGFLAFVEFTSGVLQGYYTPMLTDIARHLGIHDADVNWLEGAQLMLSALVVPAFAKLGDMVGHKRMLLISTALTAAAALVLPFTDSFPVFLIAWSLMGFYVVWLPLEIALIWSRSRRMEGRASITAKAAGLLVAALEGGAIIGALVGGALIDVLPLTIVLMVPAVLIVVCFFVILFGVKESPEPTGGIFDTVGLILISLALICFTGGLSLLRLDGGLVNPWSWAVVVFGVLLVIPFALWELRHDDPLIDVRMFRSPALGPVFLTAGLFGVSVLGAQAPLSTFARTDPSVYGYGLGTTGFATSLIIGVYLIAMIVGALSFPFFARRISPRITLMGASVLVGVGFLLFLPFHATYAQVITNMVIVGLGSGALVAALPAAAASAAPASQTGVATGLTNSVKTVGGAIASCVFGIALLHGVSATAGAAEGTAGSLAGYFTVWIVCGVTALAAAVLLVFVPKTAFTDRRVDAEVAPIV
- a CDS encoding siderophore-interacting protein, whose protein sequence is MSKTKSDFTIERRSLELRFRTVTLVAREWLAPDFVRVRLRGDDLAGFDSPGADDHMRLFFPSGPVDSIEELRSAPSREYTPLAWGADWLDVEFAVHGDQGVAAPWAASAPLGSSIGVGGPRGSAVLTGTPGSWLLVGDETAIPAIRRFAALIAPDVPARIVIETVTAGREIDIDAPIAVEWLHRGEAPAGSALVGFLDSLTSEDAVGEDPFVFIAAEQGIVKPGRALLERWAIDPAKAVVKGYWKRGESEYHAPH
- a CDS encoding RtcB family protein, with product MERLSARLLSWASLIDEKTLDQAHTTARMPFIHPHLALMPDAHLGKGATVGSVIPTLGAIIPAAVGVDIGCGMIAVRTQFTRSDLDGRDLAELREQIERAIPLSAGRYNRKVVATAEPRIAELEQLAEKHGFDPAQYAGNWRLQLGTLGSGNHFIEVSVDELDRVWLFLHSGSRGVGNKIAGHHIGVAQKLAKQWWIDLPDPDLAYLVEGTPEFTRYIRELRWAQHFALLNREEMMDRVIRQVSEFLGTVVEDQERINCHHNFTESEKHFGKQVWVSRKGAIQADAGRPGLIPGSMGTASYVVEGLGDPLSLNSSPHGAGREYSRSAARKRFTHDQLREAMMGIEFRDTDAFLDEIPQAYKPIDQVMADAASLVTIRHTLRQLVNVKGD
- a CDS encoding siderophore ABC transporter substrate-binding protein; this encodes MSMPRTLRATGLGLVGLLALSGCATGGTAEPEQTEAAAASVTIEDNTGEHEIATPPASVVALDNRTFQTLSDWGVELSAGAVALMPDTVSYVKDDAIVDVGLHSEPDLEAIVAVEPDLIISGQRFTQHNAAIADLVPDATIIDLEPREGEAFDEELTRQVTVLGEIFGKQDEAKKLVDDFHAAVERAKAAYDAADTVMAVNTSGGAIGYLAPTVGRSLGPVYDILGLTPALEVADATDDHQGDDISVEAIAASNPDWILVLDRDAVFADETPDYVQAAEIIENSEALAGVTAVKNEQIVYMPTDTYLNEGIQTYTAFFDDLADALEKSAGN